The DNA region CGACGATTCGAGCCTCACGGACAAGGTGAAAGACCTGCTCGGGTGGGGCGACGACGACTCGAACGAACTGCGGACCGAACACGTCGACTCCTACGACGAGGGGCGCGTCCGACTCCGACGGTCGCCGTAGTCGGTGTCACGCTCGCCGGCGACCCGCTCGTCGCGCTCACCGGCTGACACACTTTTGTCGAACGTGGCAAAGCGCTCAATCGTTCTCGGAGGCGTCCGGTACCGGTTCGGGTTCGCCGAGAGCGCCGGGAGGCTCCGCGAACGCGAGCGACGCGTCTTGCACCCCGACGGCGTCCAGAATCCCCCGCAGCGTCCGACCGCGGTCGGGGCCCTGCGGTGCGTCGACGCAGGAGAGGTGGACGAGCGCGCGATAGACCTCGCCGCCGACCGCGTGTGAGACCGAGAACAGTCGCTGCTCGACGGCGAACTCGCCGAGTCGGAGTTCGACGACCGGGTCCTGTTCGGAGAAGTCGCCGCCGCAGACGTCGCACGTGGGTCGACCGTTGTTGTTCATGGCGGTTCGGCAGAGGTAGGTGCGCCAGCGCCGAGAAGGTGCGGAACGGTCCGCGAACCCGAGTTTGTGGGCCGCGGACGCGTCGAATCGTCACGGCATCGCAGCGTCGGACGTTGCGACGTCGAACCGTTGCAACGTTGGAGCGACCTTACGTCGGACCGTCGCAACGCCGGAGCAATCCGACGCTACGCCGCCGAAACGCCTCAGTCGTCGGTTACGACGAACTCTCGCTCACGAATTCGTCCATCTTCCGCGCGAGCGCCAGCGCGAACTCCTCGTCGTTGACCGCGGCGTCCATCTCGACGAGTTCGACATCCGAGTCGAGATGCTTCCGAACGGCGTCGAACAGCGCCTCGTCGGCCGCTGGATCGTAAAACGGTTCGCCCTCGACGTCGAGCATCGACACGCCTTCGAGCGGCAGGTACACCGCGACTGGCCCCGACGCGTCGTTCACCTTCTCCGCCAGTATCTCGCCGAGTTCGGCGGTCTCCTCGGGCGTCGTCCGCATCAGCGTCACCTGCGGGTTGTGCTGATAGAAGTTCCGACCCTCGAACCGCTCGGGCACCGACTCGGGCGGTCCGAAGTTCACCATGTCGAGCGCTCCGACGGAGACGACGTGCGGGATTCCGACCTCGCCGGGTGCGTCGAGTCGCTCCGGTCCGGCGGTGAGCACGCCGCCGACGAGTTCGTCGGCCCACTCGGTCGTCGTCACGTCGAGCACGCCGTCGACGACGCCCTCTCGGACGAGACTCTCCATCGCTCGGCCGCCCGAACCGGTCGCGTGGAAGACGATGGTCTCGTAACCGGTGTCTTCGAGATACGCTCGGGCGGTCTGAACGCAGGGCGTCGTGACGCCGAACATCGTGAGCGCGATGGTGGGTTTCTCTTCCACGTCGACGTCGGCGTCGCTTCCGACCATCCCGGCCGTCGCCAGCGCCGCGTTCGCGATGACGCGCCGCGAGAGCCGGTTCAGTCCCTCGATGTCGGCGACCGAGTACATCATCGTGACGTCCTTGAAGCCGACGTACGGTTCGACGTCGCCCGAGGCCATCGTCGACACCATCAGCTTCGGGACGCCGACGGGGAGCGCCCGCATCGCCGTCGTCGCGACGGAGGTGTTGCCGGACCCGCCGAGTCCGAGGATCCCCTCCAAGGTGCCTTCCTCGTGCAGTCGCTCGGCGATAGCGGCGGCACCGCGACCCATGGCGTCCATCGCCTCGCCGCGGTCGCCGGCGTCTCGGAGCGACTGGCGGTCGCTCCCGCTGGCCTCGGCGACGGCTTCGGCGTCGGTGTCCGGCGTAATCTCCGGGTCGCCCATCACGCCCACGTCGACGATGTGGGTGTCGAGCCCCTGTGCTTCGATAACGTCGCGGGCGAACGCGATCTCCTCGCCTTTCGTGTCGAGCGTCCCGACGATAACGACGCTCATGGTTTCGCCCCCCTCGACACGTTCGTCTCCCTCGTTTCGGCGGCCGATTCGAATCGTCGACTCGACGGGGTCTCGCCGTTCGTGAGCAGTCCGTTTCGAGTCATGCTATAGTTCGATCCCCTTGAACTCGCGTGCCTGGTTCTCGATGGCCTCCTCGGTCGGGAGGCGTTCGATGCTGGACGCGCCGAAGAAGCCGACGACGCCCTCGGTGTTGTCGAGGACGTGCGCCGCGTCGTCGGGCCACGCTATCGGGCCGCCGTGGCAGATGACGAGCACGTCGTCTCTGACCGCTTTCGCCGCGTCGTGAATCGCCTGCACGCGCTCGGCGGCGGTGTCGAGGTCCAGCGACGTCTCCGCGCCGATGTCGCCACTCGTCGTCAGTCCCATGTGCGCGACCACGACGTCGGCACCGGCCTCGGCCATCTCCCGCGCTTGATCGGTGTCGAAGACGTACGGACAGGTGAGCATCTCCTGCTCGCTGGCCTCGCGAATCATCTCGACTTCTTTGTCGTACCCCATCCCGGTCTCCTCCAGATTCTGTCGGAACTGGCTGTCCTCGTCGATGAGGCCGACTGTGGGGAAGTTCTGGACGCCCGAGAAGCCGCGACGTTTCAGGTCGGCGACGAACACGTCCATCTGTCGGAACGGGTCCGTCCCGTTGACGCCGGCGAGCACCGGCGTCTCCTCGACGACCGGGAGTACCTCGTGACCCATCTCGACGACGATCTCGTTGGCGTCGCCGTACGACAGCAGTCCGGCCAGCGACCCGCGGCCGCCCATCCGGTAGCGACCGGAGTTGTAGATGATGAGCAGGTCGACGCCGCCGCGCTCGGCGAACTTCGCCGAGATACCCGTCCCGGCACCCGCACCGATTATCGCCTCTCCCTCGTCGACGGTCGCGCGGAGTTCGTCGAGCGCTTCGTCGCGTGTGAATCGGTTTGACATACCACGAGGGAGTATCACAAGGTGCGGTAAGTAATGATGGGGACGTGACAGCAGCGGCGAACGTGGTCGAGCCACTCACGTCGGGCAACTGCCATCACGTCTCCGCGGTACGTCTATGCGCACGGCGGACGAACGGCCGGTCGATGCGCACCGCAGCATTCACCGAACTCGTCGGCCCCGACGGCGTCAGTATCGTCGACGAACCGACGCCCGAACCGAGTCGAGGCGAAGCGGTCGTCGACGTCGACGCCTGCGCTATCAACCGCCACGACCTGTGGATACTCGACGGCGACTCCGCGATGGTCGACACCGGCGATCTGCCGTTCGTCAGCGGTCTCGACGTCGCGGGCGTCGTGAGCACCGTCGGTGACGACGTGACAGCGATCGAACCCGGCGACCGGGTCGTGCTCTGTCCGAACGAGACCTGCGGAGTCTGTTGGTTCTGCCGCGAAGGCCCCGAAAATCTCTGCGAGGAGTTCTCGCTGTATCACGGCGGTCTCGCTGAATCCGCACTCGTCGCGGCCGACCGCCTCGTTCCGCTCCCCGATTCGGTCGATGCGACGACGGCGGCGGCGCTCCCCACGGCGTACATGACCGCCTTCCACATGCTCCGTCGCGCGGACGTCGGCCCCGGAGATCTGGTGTTCGTTCCGGGTGCGACCGGCGGCGTCGGCGTCGCGGGGGTCCAACTCGCCGACGTACTCGGCGCACGGACGGTCGGCACTTCGTCCTCGGCGGCGAAGCTCGAACAGGTGTCGGAGTTGGGCCTCGACCACGCTATCGAGGGAACCGACGTCGACGAGATTCGCGCGGCGGTTCGAGAGGTCGGGGGGCCCGACGCGGTACTCAACCACCTCGGCGGTCCGTACACCGAACTCGGGGTGGACCTCCTGCGTCGCGGTGGACGGATGGTCGTCTGCGGACGGACCGCGGGTAGTCGCTCCGAGATCGATATTCCCGATTTATTCCTCGGGCACAAGCGTGTCATCGGCAGCACGATGGGGACGCAACTTGACCTCGAACGGCTGGTCGATCTCGTCGCAGACGGCTCGCTCACACCGGAAATACACGAGACGTACCCGCTCGAAGAGACGGGCGTGGCGTTCGCCGCGATGCAGCAGCGCGACCACGTCGGCAAAATCGTCGTGACGAACTGAGCGTCGCGGAAGGGGCACCCTCGGGAGCGCGTCGGCCACCGGTCGCCGGAGTCGACAACGCCTCGAAACTTCGGTGATCGTACCAGAACGGCCTTCTCCGCGCCGCCGAATCGTTTCGACGTACCATGTCTCGTGAGGAGCCATCGGACGCGGACGCGGGCGCGTTGGGACGTTTCGACCGCCGTCGGTTCCTGAGGGGGACCGCCGGAATCGCGGCGGCAGCGGCTGCCGTTCCCGTACTGAGCGGCGTCGCCGCGGCGCATTTCCCGGTCGAACTGGAGATAGACGTCCAGCCCGAAAACGAGGACAACTTCGTGGACGTAGACGAGCACGAGCGCGTCTCGGTCGCCGTCTACCCCTCGGAGTTCCTGAACGGAGACGGAGAGCGCGAGACGTTCGACCCGACCGAGCGAGAGGTGGCCTATCGCTTCGGCTCCCGGAGCGCGCTCGACGACGGTGCCGGCGCGCGCCCGGTCGACGACGGCGAGGTGACGTCGACGACGACCGGACACGGCGAGGAGTCGGAGACGACCGACGCTCTCGTGCTCTCCTTCCCGGTCGAGGAGACGGGACTGGACGGCGGCGACGACACCGCCTGGCTCTACTGGGAACGCGACGACTCCGGCGAGCACGGCTACGCCGGCGTCGATACGGTGTCGGTGTACGGCGGGGAGCCGTCGGCGGATGATCTCGTCGCGCTGCTCCAGCGGCTGTTGAGAGGGAACGTTCGGGGCTGAGCGAATCGACGGCGGTGCTACTCGTCGGCGTCGCGGCGAATCGTACGTGGGGTTCCGAATTTCCGGCATCTATTTCGAGATGCACACCCGAGAGGTGCCGTTCGCCGACGACGAAGAGGTGGTTGCTGTCCCCTCCACGTCACTTATCGACGTAGCCGCTGAACTCCCGTGAGACGCATGACGATCGATACCTCAAAATCACTCCGCGAGCACCTGCAGTGGGCGATTCGAGTCGAACTCTCGACCATCCCCGCGTACCTCTACGCGATGTACTCGATCGACGACGACGCCTCGGTACCGTATCGGCTCATTCGGAGCGTCGTCGTCGAGGAGATGCTCCACGCGGCGCTCGTAGCGAACGTGCTCGCTGCCGTCGGCGGCGAGCCCCAGTTCTACGACGAGGCCGTCGTTCCGTCGTATCCGATGGCGCTGCCGCACCACCGACCCGAGATCGTCCTCGACCTGGAACGGGCTTCCCCAGAAGTGATCGACCGGGTGTTCGCGACCATCGAACGGCCCCGGGAGGTCGGCGGACTCCCGGAGGACGACGACTACGAGACGATAGAGCAGTTCTACATGGCCGTCGAGGAGGCCGTCGACCGCCTCGACGCCGAGGCGGGACTGTTCGAGGCGGACCGAATCGACCGCCAGATGGCGGAGCCGGAGTACTACGCCCCCGTGGAGTACGATTCCGAGGAGAGCGGCGGGCTCCACCCCGTCACCGATTGGGAGACGGCCGCCCGCGCCATCGAGACCATCGTCCACCAGGGCGAGGGGTACCGCGAGGCCGAGTACGCGGACCCCGACCATCACGAACAGACACACTACTACAAATTCAAACAGATCGCCGACGGGACGCATTCGCTCGGCGGGACGCGCCCCGTGCCGACCAACCCGCTGTCCGCCGAGTATCCGGCACGGCTCCGTCCGGCCGCGGACCTGTTCAACGCCTGCTACTCGTACCTCTACGTCCTGCTGGACGGACTGTACTCGCCCGTCGACGCCGAGACGAAAGACGACATCGTCCTCGAACTGTACGGCGTGATGATGGCGGCGATGCGACCGCTGGCTCGGTGGCTGACCGAACAGCCCCTCGGCGATGTGGACGGCACCGGCGACACCGACGGACACGCCGCGCCGACGTTCGAGTTCTATCGCTTCGACGGCGACCCGACCGAGGAGCTACACCGACTCGCGGACGAGGTCACCGACCGGAATCCGGAACTCGCCCACGTCCACGGCGCGCTGGTGCAGCTCCGGGGCGTCGACCGGTGAGCGGGCACGGCACCTCGACCCGCTTCACCGCTCGCCAGAACGTTCACTCACCCTCGGT from Haloprofundus halobius includes:
- a CDS encoding phosphoenolpyruvate hydrolase family protein, whose translation is MSNRFTRDEALDELRATVDEGEAIIGAGAGTGISAKFAERGGVDLLIIYNSGRYRMGGRGSLAGLLSYGDANEIVVEMGHEVLPVVEETPVLAGVNGTDPFRQMDVFVADLKRRGFSGVQNFPTVGLIDEDSQFRQNLEETGMGYDKEVEMIREASEQEMLTCPYVFDTDQAREMAEAGADVVVAHMGLTTSGDIGAETSLDLDTAAERVQAIHDAAKAVRDDVLVICHGGPIAWPDDAAHVLDNTEGVVGFFGASSIERLPTEEAIENQAREFKGIEL
- a CDS encoding alcohol dehydrogenase catalytic domain-containing protein, with the translated sequence MRTAAFTELVGPDGVSIVDEPTPEPSRGEAVVDVDACAINRHDLWILDGDSAMVDTGDLPFVSGLDVAGVVSTVGDDVTAIEPGDRVVLCPNETCGVCWFCREGPENLCEEFSLYHGGLAESALVAADRLVPLPDSVDATTAAALPTAYMTAFHMLRRADVGPGDLVFVPGATGGVGVAGVQLADVLGARTVGTSSSAAKLEQVSELGLDHAIEGTDVDEIRAAVREVGGPDAVLNHLGGPYTELGVDLLRRGGRMVVCGRTAGSRSEIDIPDLFLGHKRVIGSTMGTQLDLERLVDLVADGSLTPEIHETYPLEETGVAFAAMQQRDHVGKIVVTN
- a CDS encoding ferritin-like domain-containing protein, which produces MTIDTSKSLREHLQWAIRVELSTIPAYLYAMYSIDDDASVPYRLIRSVVVEEMLHAALVANVLAAVGGEPQFYDEAVVPSYPMALPHHRPEIVLDLERASPEVIDRVFATIERPREVGGLPEDDDYETIEQFYMAVEEAVDRLDAEAGLFEADRIDRQMAEPEYYAPVEYDSEESGGLHPVTDWETAARAIETIVHQGEGYREAEYADPDHHEQTHYYKFKQIADGTHSLGGTRPVPTNPLSAEYPARLRPAADLFNACYSYLYVLLDGLYSPVDAETKDDIVLELYGVMMAAMRPLARWLTEQPLGDVDGTGDTDGHAAPTFEFYRFDGDPTEELHRLADEVTDRNPELAHVHGALVQLRGVDR
- a CDS encoding Tm-1-like ATP-binding domain-containing protein produces the protein MSVVIVGTLDTKGEEIAFARDVIEAQGLDTHIVDVGVMGDPEITPDTDAEAVAEASGSDRQSLRDAGDRGEAMDAMGRGAAAIAERLHEEGTLEGILGLGGSGNTSVATTAMRALPVGVPKLMVSTMASGDVEPYVGFKDVTMMYSVADIEGLNRLSRRVIANAALATAGMVGSDADVDVEEKPTIALTMFGVTTPCVQTARAYLEDTGYETIVFHATGSGGRAMESLVREGVVDGVLDVTTTEWADELVGGVLTAGPERLDAPGEVGIPHVVSVGALDMVNFGPPESVPERFEGRNFYQHNPQVTLMRTTPEETAELGEILAEKVNDASGPVAVYLPLEGVSMLDVEGEPFYDPAADEALFDAVRKHLDSDVELVEMDAAVNDEEFALALARKMDEFVSESSS